From Virgibacillus natechei, the proteins below share one genomic window:
- a CDS encoding head-tail connector protein, with translation MIDIPYIDKQYYDDDYQGKPIEDVAEFERTAKRASDNIDELTSYSIKNNLPDVQMDLVKKATAAMIEHYALNGGYEASNQPGMGNVSIGSFSYNAGDSASGEVPSNVVGYLKYSGLLYKGIGTYG, from the coding sequence GTGATTGATATCCCTTACATCGACAAACAATACTACGATGACGATTATCAAGGAAAACCGATTGAAGATGTGGCAGAATTCGAACGTACAGCAAAAAGAGCAAGCGACAATATAGACGAGTTAACAAGCTACTCTATAAAAAACAATCTGCCAGACGTACAAATGGATCTAGTTAAAAAAGCAACCGCGGCAATGATCGAGCATTATGCTTTAAACGGTGGCTATGAAGCTAGTAATCAACCTGGAATGGGTAACGTTAGTATAGGTTCATTTAGCTACAATGCAGGTGATAGCGCAAGTGGTGAAGTTCCTTCTAACGTGGTCGGTTATCTGAAATATAGTGGATTACTTTATAAGGGGATTGGTACGTATGGTTAA
- a CDS encoding putative minor capsid protein, with translation MVKSIPSQLLIHTIEYEAFAGNDGWDDTWAEPITIKNVRVEPTSRLQRSNNSEGAQISHVVFVDRVNSSHFPVFTIQSRVIFEGVSREVIDVKPFYTFDTVPHHYEIELG, from the coding sequence ATGGTTAAGAGTATTCCAAGTCAGTTGTTAATCCACACCATTGAATATGAAGCATTCGCAGGTAATGACGGTTGGGATGATACCTGGGCTGAACCTATCACAATTAAAAACGTTCGTGTTGAGCCAACTAGCAGGTTGCAACGATCTAACAATTCAGAGGGCGCACAGATTAGTCACGTGGTATTTGTGGACAGGGTTAATTCGTCTCATTTTCCCGTTTTCACTATACAATCAAGAGTGATATTCGAAGGTGTATCACGTGAGGTTATTGACGTGAAGCCTTTTTATACATTTGATACGGTGCCGCATCATTATGAAATTGAATTAGGGTGA
- a CDS encoding minor capsid protein — MLSVKVNLGNIGETVSKATEYGQFVLDEVILKDSNYYIPEHQGYLRDSGVIHSKIGEGELRWSEPYARRLYYNPQYDFSTDRNPQARGMWYEYSKSQNRKDWLKQAENAVKSRL, encoded by the coding sequence ATGCTTAGCGTGAAGGTTAACTTAGGTAATATAGGTGAAACAGTAAGTAAAGCTACCGAATATGGTCAATTCGTGCTAGATGAGGTCATATTAAAAGACAGCAACTACTATATTCCTGAGCACCAAGGATATTTAAGGGATAGTGGCGTAATTCACTCTAAGATTGGTGAGGGAGAATTAAGATGGAGCGAACCATATGCAAGACGACTTTATTACAACCCGCAATACGATTTTAGTACGGATCGCAATCCACAGGCCAGAGGGATGTGGTACGAGTACAGTAAATCACAAAACAGAAAAGACTGGTTGAAACAGGCTGAAAATGCTGTTAAATCAAGGTTGTAA
- a CDS encoding phage tail terminator protein produces the protein MAFYYALKKVIAIDFLEILKTYIEDLSFTPSTIHIGLYNENNNSIAIRPMPSNIDDRYMEYGKVYPFQFQLLVHHRENLFAYSITEQLMSQLDNLSSGAITSSNRSFSLISFQCTNTPNFVQKTSYGVLWQTVFTAELYIGGNA, from the coding sequence GTGGCTTTTTATTATGCCTTAAAGAAGGTGATAGCAATAGACTTTTTAGAAATACTCAAAACGTATATAGAAGACTTATCATTCACACCTTCTACTATTCATATTGGGTTGTACAACGAAAACAACAACTCGATCGCCATACGTCCGATGCCTAGTAATATTGATGATCGGTACATGGAGTACGGCAAAGTGTACCCTTTCCAGTTTCAATTATTAGTACATCACAGAGAAAATTTGTTTGCGTACAGCATAACAGAGCAATTAATGAGCCAATTAGATAACCTATCAAGCGGAGCGATTACATCGAGTAATCGCTCTTTTAGTTTGATTTCTTTTCAGTGTACGAATACGCCTAATTTTGTGCAAAAAACAAGCTACGGCGTACTTTGGCAGACAGTTTTTACAGCTGAATTATATATAGGAGGTAATGCATGA
- a CDS encoding phage tail tube protein — translation MMNTGFLLQSKNKLEINTSPNNGEENYARLAKGISSMEPDPNEEIDQASYLDGDGFAESDVTGAQLIVSCDGHRYYGDEAQDFIYGLQMELGPARRTTFRLTLPDGSKFEGPVTVANIVGPGGEANTKGEISFELHFNGKPTYEPAEVVTE, via the coding sequence ATGATGAATACGGGATTTTTATTGCAATCCAAAAACAAATTAGAAATAAACACCAGTCCAAATAATGGTGAAGAGAATTATGCTCGTCTAGCAAAGGGCATATCGAGCATGGAGCCAGACCCGAACGAGGAAATTGATCAAGCTAGTTACTTGGATGGAGATGGTTTCGCAGAAAGTGACGTAACAGGCGCTCAACTAATCGTGTCGTGTGATGGTCATCGCTATTACGGTGACGAGGCGCAGGATTTCATTTACGGGCTGCAGATGGAATTAGGCCCAGCTAGACGGACAACTTTTCGTTTAACACTGCCTGATGGCTCTAAATTTGAAGGGCCAGTTACAGTGGCTAACATTGTTGGCCCTGGTGGAGAAGCTAACACAAAAGGTGAGATTTCCTTTGAATTACACTTTAACGGAAAACCAACCTACGAACCTGCAGAAGTAGTTACAGAATAA
- a CDS encoding Gp15 family bacteriophage protein: MLLTEFIEDKFKYGRCVLHVDMAYDNILRLFDLFRDDSFNQYDQIDIGLEMLLHDYDKIEDLALDKKYELFKFILLEFIDIDLDKPQEQSGEKQEKIYDFDIDADRIYASFLMDYKIDLMDLQGELHWKKFFALFEGLSSETPFQKVVGYRTAKAPKETKHNKEQRNNIKKLKQKYALEQKEQNADDVFNDMITAFGGTQS; this comes from the coding sequence ATGTTACTTACTGAGTTTATAGAGGACAAATTCAAATATGGTAGATGCGTACTGCATGTAGATATGGCTTATGACAACATTCTAAGGCTGTTTGACTTGTTTAGGGATGATTCATTTAATCAATATGATCAGATTGACATAGGTCTTGAAATGCTTCTACACGACTACGACAAAATAGAAGATTTAGCACTAGATAAGAAATACGAACTGTTTAAATTTATATTACTTGAATTTATTGACATTGATCTTGATAAACCACAGGAACAATCGGGAGAAAAACAAGAAAAAATATATGACTTTGACATTGACGCGGATAGAATCTACGCGTCTTTTTTAATGGATTACAAAATCGATCTAATGGATCTACAGGGTGAATTGCATTGGAAGAAATTCTTTGCACTTTTTGAAGGATTAAGTAGCGAAACACCATTCCAAAAAGTTGTTGGTTATCGTACTGCAAAAGCTCCGAAAGAAACCAAACACAACAAAGAACAACGCAACAACATTAAAAAGTTGAAACAAAAATACGCGTTGGAGCAAAAAGAACAAAACGCAGATGACGTATTTAACGACATGATCACGGCATTTGGTGGCACTCAAAGTTAG
- a CDS encoding phage tail tape measure protein — translation MQSKLNGTASKLKGAGTKMSAAFTAPIVGLGAVAFAAADDMEKAYNNIRAGTGATGDELEELQDSFRDVFKDVPQSADEVSNVMADVNTATGATGDTLKELTTATLDAARAYDINADTLTGNAMEALNRWNIEAEDGVLAMDKLAVVAEDTGTDMDKLAGLISQHKGTLEGYGMSFEESAVFMGEMEKAGFDVNGVVREMRSSMERLAEDGKDPAEAFETLSKEMMEAETQAEATAIAQEVFGSRSADVAGAVRDGTFDIEEMAAGLDDAGGTIEEVGEDTMTMGDKFSQLKNTAQEGLEPLGEILMELAEQAIPPLMDGIELLVEWFRDLSPTAQKLIVVIGGIVAAVGPLLVMLGMMIPAITAVIGIIAKVGAAIMLLANPITWIVAAVAGIVALIIVYWDEIWEVTKTVFTAIGEFFVEVWDQFVELFTTSLEWIKEIWNTAWTWVKETTVTVFNAIADFFSMIWETYVTIITTYIEIVQTVISTVWNFIKDTTETVWNAISNFFSNIWESISNTFTTVTSAISNIISTVWNTISSVTSSVWNAISGAISAIISGISSTISSVFSGIQSVISTIWNTISSITSSIWNGITSTISGIINGISSTVSSVFNTISDTISGVWDTVSNKTSEIWDGIVDAIKGAINGVIGAINGMLNAIGDISIDLPSMPDWVPGDIGGGSISFPSIPNIPSLDVGTNFVAQDGLAMLHAGEAVVPKEYNPAAGGSGDGIKVGNIIIDAKNVKEFNDVVEIVKNFKQTVRKG, via the coding sequence ATGCAATCCAAGCTAAACGGTACCGCATCTAAGTTAAAAGGCGCAGGTACTAAGATGTCAGCAGCGTTCACGGCTCCAATTGTCGGATTAGGAGCGGTGGCATTCGCGGCGGCGGACGACATGGAAAAAGCCTATAACAACATACGAGCGGGCACAGGCGCGACAGGAGATGAACTGGAAGAACTACAAGACAGTTTCCGCGATGTATTTAAGGATGTGCCACAAAGCGCGGATGAAGTAAGTAATGTCATGGCAGACGTTAATACTGCAACGGGCGCAACTGGCGACACACTAAAGGAATTAACAACAGCTACATTAGACGCAGCAAGAGCTTACGACATAAACGCTGACACATTAACAGGGAACGCAATGGAAGCGTTGAATCGTTGGAACATTGAAGCCGAAGACGGTGTTCTTGCAATGGACAAGCTGGCAGTCGTTGCCGAAGATACAGGTACTGATATGGATAAATTAGCGGGTTTGATATCGCAGCATAAAGGCACACTTGAAGGCTATGGCATGAGTTTCGAGGAATCGGCTGTATTTATGGGCGAGATGGAAAAAGCAGGTTTTGACGTTAACGGCGTTGTTCGTGAAATGCGGTCTAGTATGGAGCGTTTAGCCGAAGATGGGAAAGACCCTGCCGAAGCATTCGAAACACTTTCCAAAGAAATGATGGAAGCAGAAACACAGGCAGAAGCTACCGCAATTGCACAAGAAGTATTCGGTTCTCGCTCGGCAGACGTCGCCGGAGCTGTTAGAGACGGGACATTTGATATTGAGGAAATGGCAGCAGGATTAGACGATGCAGGCGGAACGATAGAAGAAGTTGGCGAGGATACCATGACAATGGGTGACAAATTCTCGCAGCTTAAAAACACTGCACAAGAGGGATTAGAGCCACTAGGAGAGATCCTCATGGAGTTGGCTGAACAAGCGATCCCACCACTAATGGATGGCATAGAGTTGTTAGTCGAGTGGTTTCGGGATTTATCACCAACCGCGCAAAAGCTAATTGTTGTAATCGGAGGAATCGTTGCAGCAGTTGGCCCACTACTCGTTATGCTCGGCATGATGATACCTGCCATAACAGCCGTTATAGGAATAATTGCCAAAGTTGGCGCGGCTATTATGTTGCTTGCCAACCCTATAACTTGGATTGTTGCGGCAGTAGCGGGAATCGTTGCGTTAATTATTGTTTATTGGGATGAGATATGGGAAGTCACGAAAACCGTTTTCACAGCTATTGGTGAGTTCTTTGTTGAGGTTTGGGATCAATTTGTGGAATTATTCACAACAAGTCTAGAGTGGATAAAGGAGATATGGAATACCGCATGGACTTGGGTAAAAGAGACCACGGTAACTGTATTCAATGCAATAGCTGACTTTTTCAGCATGATTTGGGAAACCTACGTTACGATTATCACAACTTATATAGAAATTGTGCAAACTGTCATTTCCACAGTATGGAATTTTATTAAAGACACAACAGAAACTGTCTGGAATGCGATAAGCAACTTTTTCTCAAATATATGGGAAAGCATTAGTAATACGTTTACAACAGTCACGTCAGCAATAAGTAACATTATTTCAACTGTCTGGAATACTATTTCAAGCGTTACATCGTCTGTATGGAATGCCATAAGTGGCGCCATATCAGCAATAATAAGCGGAATTTCATCTACGATATCAAGCGTATTCAGCGGTATTCAGTCGGTCATTTCGACGATATGGAACACAATTTCTAGCATTACATCTTCTATATGGAACGGAATTACCAGTACAATAAGCGGAATCATAAACGGAATTAGTTCCACTGTGTCAAGCGTATTTAATACGATCAGCGACACAATTAGCGGAGTATGGGATACTGTTTCGAATAAAACGAGCGAAATATGGGATGGAATAGTTGACGCTATAAAAGGCGCAATTAATGGCGTTATTGGTGCTATAAATGGAATGTTGAATGCGATAGGAGATATTAGCATTGATCTGCCGAGTATGCCAGATTGGGTTCCTGGCGACATTGGTGGCGGTTCAATAAGTTTTCCTAGCATACCGAATATACCTAGTCTGGATGTTGGTACTAACTTTGTAGCGCAAGACGGACTGGCTATGTTACACGCAGGTGAGGCAGTTGTGCCGAAAGAATATAACCCTGCTGCGGGTGGTAGCGGTGACGGTATCAAAGTAGGTAACATTATAATTGATGCCAAGAACGTGAAAGAGTTTAACGACGTTGTGGAAATTGTTAAAAACTTCAAGCAAACGGTGAGAAAGGGGTGA
- a CDS encoding fibronectin type III domain-containing protein has product MAVIRFEPELIHVRQGNVVQYEGEPIVTGADPTYRSEMWFDVDEILKVINSSTESIEAYFSMVVRVEGRFVFGVLYDPPDPQNILSYYPTQVSHDAESTGVHEIPFNSFWTRETLGERASLREAIDQGVVGFNVYSGIHYPESEAIDVAIEIEGDWDNQTPSITYPIGGVMRNINEPIELLWVHNSPLLQTEYHIRYREKGTSDWMTVSGSSGSKTYRIPANSLNIGEYEWQVRTISEYGFESSWSSMGVFGVGDLTPDPVIIEPGDVVPVSDLKVVWESENQEEYQIELVSPNGVVWTSGWSNSDTEDSVDGILQNGIPYTIQLRVRAVDNLWSAWVSHSFTVDYTEPAKPEFTFVNDNEKSTITVYIDNPTPTGTDPDVISQNLYRRTGNTDWIKIADSLNANDYFVDYTPASDTVYEYYVNIRGDNETNADSDVFNALVKVKRAILSIANELNKSIRLERVRTRSGGNNYNATTRIFAGRRLPVTEFGESVEGTLDIECLVNQDEFDLLLNLIERNETMLYRDGRGRKKYVTISNISINDEFINRYSVELPLSEVDYNEAIV; this is encoded by the coding sequence GTGGCTGTTATAAGATTTGAACCGGAGTTAATCCACGTTAGACAAGGAAATGTAGTCCAGTATGAAGGTGAACCTATAGTGACTGGTGCTGATCCGACATACAGGAGCGAAATGTGGTTTGATGTAGATGAAATTTTAAAAGTCATTAACTCATCTACAGAAAGTATAGAGGCCTACTTTTCTATGGTTGTTAGAGTAGAAGGGCGTTTTGTTTTTGGGGTTTTATACGATCCGCCCGATCCGCAAAACATACTATCTTATTACCCTACACAAGTAAGTCATGATGCGGAGTCCACAGGGGTGCACGAGATACCCTTTAACAGTTTTTGGACTCGTGAAACACTAGGAGAAAGAGCGTCATTAAGAGAAGCTATAGACCAAGGTGTTGTGGGTTTTAATGTGTATAGCGGGATTCATTATCCCGAGTCAGAAGCGATTGACGTTGCGATTGAAATAGAAGGGGATTGGGATAACCAAACCCCCTCAATTACTTATCCGATAGGTGGTGTCATGCGTAACATCAATGAACCTATAGAATTGTTATGGGTGCATAATTCCCCGCTTTTGCAAACAGAGTATCATATCAGATATCGCGAAAAAGGGACGTCAGATTGGATGACTGTATCGGGTTCATCTGGGTCAAAAACATATAGAATACCTGCTAATTCGTTGAATATTGGTGAATATGAATGGCAGGTCAGAACGATTAGTGAGTACGGATTTGAAAGTTCATGGTCAAGCATGGGCGTTTTTGGTGTAGGTGATCTAACTCCAGACCCAGTAATAATAGAACCAGGCGATGTAGTGCCTGTATCTGATTTGAAAGTTGTTTGGGAATCTGAAAATCAAGAGGAATATCAAATTGAGTTAGTATCTCCAAATGGCGTGGTTTGGACAAGCGGTTGGTCTAATTCAGACACGGAGGATAGTGTTGATGGGATACTCCAAAATGGAATTCCATACACAATTCAATTACGCGTTCGAGCAGTAGATAATCTGTGGTCGGCTTGGGTCAGTCATTCGTTTACAGTTGATTACACAGAACCTGCTAAGCCTGAATTTACATTTGTTAATGATAACGAAAAGTCTACCATAACAGTTTACATTGACAATCCAACGCCAACCGGAACAGACCCAGACGTTATAAGTCAGAATTTATACAGGCGCACAGGAAACACTGATTGGATCAAGATAGCAGATTCTTTAAATGCTAATGACTACTTTGTCGATTATACACCTGCCAGTGATACGGTTTATGAATATTATGTGAACATTCGTGGAGATAACGAGACGAATGCCGATAGTGATGTTTTTAATGCTTTAGTAAAGGTTAAGCGTGCGATACTATCTATTGCAAATGAATTAAATAAATCGATTCGGCTGGAAAGAGTTAGGACAAGATCCGGAGGCAATAACTACAATGCTACAACACGGATCTTTGCGGGTAGAAGGCTTCCAGTAACAGAATTCGGTGAATCAGTAGAGGGCACCCTTGATATAGAATGTCTAGTAAATCAAGATGAATTTGATTTACTGCTAAATCTAATAGAAAGAAATGAGACTATGCTTTACCGTGATGGGAGAGGGAGAAAGAAATACGTGACCATTTCAAACATATCCATTAATGATGAATTTATAAACCGTTATTCGGTCGAATTACCTTTATCAGAAGTAGATTACAACGAGGCGATAGTATGA
- a CDS encoding BppU family phage baseplate upper protein, which produces MNQITLKRGDTGIGLRATLSNEAGNVDLTDANVLFFMGKHEIKAGIHDAEGGVVNVTFNRNHTSKTGIFRAEFEVTYSDGRVEAYPNDDYVQIRIMKDLGGN; this is translated from the coding sequence ATGAATCAAATTACATTAAAGCGTGGCGATACCGGAATAGGGCTGCGCGCTACATTATCGAATGAAGCAGGGAACGTGGATTTAACAGATGCCAACGTTCTCTTTTTTATGGGCAAACACGAGATCAAAGCAGGTATTCATGATGCGGAAGGTGGTGTAGTGAATGTCACATTCAATCGTAATCACACAAGTAAAACAGGCATATTTAGAGCTGAATTTGAAGTGACTTATTCAGATGGCAGAGTAGAGGCATACCCAAATGATGATTATGTTCAGATTAGAATCATGAAGGATTTAGGAGGGAATTAG
- a CDS encoding phage holin has translation MKQKLNKINNKWVRLAVFIIVAINSAAMIFNVQLLPFDNDQIVAGASVVAMVLSEVWNHYQNNNYTSEAKRAQKYLDAEKETK, from the coding sequence ATGAAGCAAAAACTAAACAAAATAAATAACAAATGGGTGCGCCTGGCTGTATTTATCATTGTAGCAATTAACTCTGCTGCAATGATTTTTAATGTGCAGTTATTGCCGTTTGACAATGATCAGATTGTAGCCGGAGCATCGGTTGTGGCAATGGTTTTATCTGAAGTCTGGAATCATTACCAGAACAACAATTACACCTCAGAAGCAAAACGCGCTCAAAAATATTTAGATGCTGAAAAGGAGACTAAATAA
- a CDS encoding peptidoglycan recognition protein family protein: protein MVKTQDVRNQMPGGNSKRNVSQIKNIARHHSATTAGTAQSFADYHVNHHGWGTSGYHEVILRDGTVQIAYDDNVVTNGVGGHNTPTYHICVVGSGSFTDKQEEAFEERARDAMSRFGLSASDVLGHNEFSNTGGYSHSSNACPGINMNTVRGWLGDPSPKQKVKSSTTTWYLSSGDRGSEVKDMQQDLINLGYDLGSYGADGVYGNDTKKAVTQYQRDNNLQVDGIYGVESRGAMSSARSVGSSSNLPNETYWVKSPIFNGSGVRAVQEALASIYFYPEKGAKNNGVDGWYGNKTADAVRRYQSTKSNLVTDGDYGPKTKAELEKDI, encoded by the coding sequence ATGGTCAAAACACAAGACGTAAGAAACCAAATGCCAGGTGGAAACAGCAAGCGAAATGTATCACAAATTAAAAACATTGCAAGGCATCACAGCGCCACTACAGCAGGCACGGCGCAATCATTTGCCGACTATCATGTTAATCATCATGGATGGGGTACAAGCGGCTATCATGAGGTTATATTGCGCGATGGTACTGTACAGATAGCTTATGATGATAATGTGGTAACAAATGGTGTTGGTGGTCACAATACACCGACTTATCACATTTGTGTGGTTGGGAGTGGCTCATTTACGGACAAGCAAGAAGAAGCATTCGAGGAGCGCGCTAGGGATGCAATGAGCCGTTTTGGCCTATCTGCTAGTGACGTGTTAGGTCATAATGAATTTTCTAACACAGGCGGATATAGTCACAGCTCCAATGCTTGCCCTGGCATTAACATGAATACAGTGCGCGGTTGGTTAGGCGATCCTTCACCAAAACAAAAAGTAAAATCGTCCACAACAACCTGGTATCTATCAAGTGGAGATCGAGGATCAGAAGTTAAAGACATGCAGCAAGACCTAATCAACTTGGGTTATGATTTAGGGAGTTACGGTGCTGACGGTGTGTATGGAAACGACACTAAAAAAGCAGTAACGCAATATCAGCGTGATAATAACCTGCAGGTTGACGGAATTTACGGAGTTGAAAGTCGTGGGGCTATGTCATCCGCTAGGTCTGTTGGATCGTCTAGCAACCTACCTAATGAGACTTATTGGGTTAAGTCGCCGATATTTAACGGTAGCGGTGTAAGGGCAGTGCAAGAAGCACTAGCAAGTATTTACTTTTATCCAGAAAAGGGTGCTAAAAATAATGGCGTAGATGGTTGGTACGGAAATAAAACAGCAGATGCAGTAAGGCGTTACCAGTCAACTAAATCTAACCTTGTGACTGATGGAGATTATGGCCCGAAGACAAAAGCGGAATTGGAAAAAGATATTTAA
- a CDS encoding dicarboxylate/amino acid:cation symporter encodes MSLTKKILIALILGGIVGIGFTFAPSEVFSPIDTYALTPVGQIFLNLIMMIVVPIVFVSIVLGTAGLGDPTKLGKIGLQTIGFYLVTTAAALVIGLGVAYVLQPGTEGTFDVENANFEAESTPPVMETLINIIPDNPIEALATGDMLQIIAFAIFIGIALAFLGEKTAGIYRLFEQVNEILIWLVNVIMKTAPYGAFALIASAIGSAGLDAVGSMAMYMVAVVLALIIHAAVTYSLAIWGIGKASPIKFYKGFFPAMSVGFSTSSSSATLPISMKTAQESLGVKKSISSFVQPLGATINMDGTAIMQAVATVFISQVYGIPLGFTEIIIIILTATLASVGTAGVPSVGLIMLAMVLQQIGLPVEGIALIIGVDRLLDMLRTSLNITGDATAAYIISESDKRKEAKTAQSTK; translated from the coding sequence ATGAGTCTTACGAAAAAAATTCTTATCGCCCTTATTTTAGGGGGTATTGTTGGTATAGGTTTTACCTTTGCACCGTCAGAAGTATTTTCGCCTATTGACACGTATGCATTAACGCCGGTTGGGCAAATATTTTTAAACCTGATCATGATGATTGTTGTACCGATTGTGTTTGTATCTATCGTCTTAGGTACAGCTGGTTTAGGTGATCCAACAAAGCTTGGAAAAATCGGGTTGCAGACGATTGGTTTTTATTTAGTTACCACTGCAGCAGCATTAGTTATTGGGCTTGGGGTGGCTTATGTGCTTCAACCTGGTACGGAGGGAACATTTGATGTAGAAAACGCGAATTTTGAAGCAGAATCCACCCCACCGGTCATGGAGACGCTGATCAATATTATTCCGGATAACCCAATTGAAGCACTTGCCACCGGGGATATGTTGCAGATTATTGCCTTTGCTATATTCATTGGAATAGCACTTGCCTTTCTGGGTGAGAAAACGGCTGGAATTTATCGGTTGTTTGAACAGGTGAATGAGATTTTGATTTGGCTGGTTAATGTTATAATGAAAACAGCACCATACGGGGCGTTTGCTCTGATTGCATCAGCGATTGGTAGTGCTGGTTTGGATGCAGTTGGGTCCATGGCGATGTATATGGTTGCGGTGGTATTAGCATTAATTATACATGCGGCTGTTACGTATAGTTTGGCAATTTGGGGAATTGGAAAGGCAAGCCCAATTAAATTTTATAAAGGGTTTTTCCCTGCCATGTCAGTAGGATTTAGTACGTCCAGCTCCAGTGCTACGCTACCTATTTCCATGAAAACGGCTCAGGAAAGTTTGGGAGTCAAAAAGTCTATTAGCAGCTTTGTCCAGCCATTAGGTGCAACTATTAATATGGATGGAACCGCTATTATGCAGGCTGTTGCAACTGTGTTTATTTCTCAAGTCTATGGTATTCCATTAGGTTTCACTGAAATTATCATCATTATATTAACTGCAACACTCGCAAGCGTAGGAACAGCAGGAGTTCCGAGTGTAGGATTAATCATGCTTGCTATGGTATTGCAGCAAATTGGCTTACCGGTAGAGGGGATTGCATTAATTATCGGTGTTGACCGCTTACTGGATATGCTTCGTACATCCTTAAATATTACAGGGGATGCAACAGCCGCATATATCATCTCGGAAAGTGATAAGCGTAAGGAAGCGAAAACAGCTCAATCCACAAAATAA